Part of the Paenibacillus sp. FSL R7-0273 genome is shown below.
TAGTCGTGCAATATGCCTTTGAGGAGCTGAAGTTTCACCGGATTACAGGCGAGGCCTCGCCCAAAAACCCCGGTTCAATCCGTGTGCTGGAAAAGGCCGGCTTCCACAAGGAAGGCCTCGCCATCCGCAATGTAAGAATTAACGGCGCGTGGGAGGATCATCAGGTGCTCGCTATTCTGAATCCCGCCGATTAAATCTGACAGGATTTCTGTTGGCCGTAAATGGTACAATAGCTATGTCAGCTTTAACTAACACCAACCGGAGGGATGCTTAACATGAGCGGGTCAAACCAGGAGTACATCGTTATATCAGGTGCGAGGGAAAATAACCTCAAAAATGTTTCATTGCGCATCCCTAAGCGGAAGATTACTATTTTTACAGGTGTCTCCGGCTCAGGCAAGTCCTCGATTGTATTTGATACGATTGCTGCTGAATCCTCGCGGCTGCTGAATGAGAACTTCAGCATGTTCGTGCGCACCTTTCTGCCCAAATTTCCGCAGCCGGATACAGATGCTATCGAGAATCTGAGTATGGCCGTCATTGTTGACCAGAAGCGGCTGGGCGGAGGCTCTCATTCCACGATGGGGACAATTACTGATATATCTCCGATACTGCGTCTGCTGTTCTCGCGGGTGGGACAGCCGCATATCGGAGGGTCGAATATGTTCTCCTTCAATGATCCGCAGGGGATGTGCCCTGAATGCAGCGGCATCGGCCGCCGGCTTGGCGTCGATATGGACAAGGCGCTGGATCTGGGGAAGTCACTTAATGAAGGCGCTATTCTGCTGCCGGATTATTCGGTGGGCGGCTGGGAATGGAATATGATCGTCCAGGCCGGGGATTTCGATCTCGACAAGCGGCTGAGTGACTATTCGGAAGCTGAGCTGGACCAGCTGCTGTATGCCAAAGCCAGAAAGGTTAAGATGGATTTCGCAGGCAAAGCCACGAATATCACCGTTGAAGGCGTTATAGAAAAGTTTGCAGGCAAATACATCAGGCAGGATGTCAAAATGAAATCCGAGCGCACGCAGAAAATGGTAGCCCCGTTCATTACCGAGGGACCGTGTCCAAGCTGCCACGGGGCAAGACTGAGCCAGGCGGCACTGGGCTGCCGGATCAACGGCTACAACATCGCCGAGCTGTCTTCAATGGAGGTTGGCGGGCTGATCCGTACCATCCGGGAGATTAGTGATCCGGCCGCAGCGCCGGCCGTCAAATCGCTGGCCGAGCGGCTGCAGCATCTGGTGGATATCGGGCTTGATTATTTGACGCTGGACCGTGAGACGGATACTCTCTCCGGCGGGGAGTCCCAGCGGGTTAAGATGGTGAAGCACCTAAGCGGAAGCCTTGTGGATGTAACTTATATCTTTGACGAGCCGAGCGTCGGCCTGCATCCCCGTGATGTGCACCGTCTGAACGAGCTGCTGCAGAAGCTGCGCGATAAGGGCAATACGGTAATTGTCGTTGAGCATGATCCCGATGTCATCAAGGTGGCCGATCATATCGTAGATGTCGGACCTCATGCCGGAAGCCGCGGCGGCAGCATTGTCTATGAAGGCAGCTACGAAGGGCTGCTGGAATCAGGCACGTTAACAGGCACGCATCTGAAGCGTCCGCTGCAATTGAAGCAGAAGCACAGGCAGGCTGGCGGTAAATTGCCGGTCAAGGCTGCGTCCTTGCATAATTTGCAGAATGTCTCCGTGGACATTCCGGCAGGGATTCTGACCGTCGTGACCGGGGTAGCCGGTTCAGGCAAAAGTACACTGATTAATGATGTCTTTCTCAGCAGCCATCCGGAGGCCATCGTAATCGACCAGTCAGCGATCGGCGTATCCACCCGCTCAAATCCGGCTACCTACACTGGCATCATGGATGATGTGCGCAAGGCTTTTGCCGCTGCTAACAAGGTCAGCCCCGGCTTATTCAGCTTCAACTCCAAAGGAGCCTGCGAGAACTGCCAGGGGCTTGGTGTGGTCTATGCCGATATGGCTATCCTGGATACGATAAAGCTTCCGTGTGAGGTATGCGGCGGGAGACGCTTCAAGGAGGAGGTGCTTGCTTACAAGCTGAACGGCAAATCGATTGCCGAGGTGCTTGAGATGACTGTGGAGCAGGCACTGGAATTCTTCGAGCTCAAGGAGGTCCGGCGCAAGCTGCAGGCGCTGAGCGATGTCGGACTGTCCTATATTACACTCGGCCAGCCGCTCAGCACCCTGTCAGGCGGGGAATGCCAGCGGATCAAGCTGGCCAGCGAGCTGCACAAGCAGGGCAGCATCTATGTAATGGACGAGCCGACGACCGGGCTGCATATGTCTGACATCGGCCATTTGCTGGAGATTATGGACCGGCTTGTAGACGCAGGCAACACCGTGATTGTCATCGAGCATAATCTGGAGGTCATCAGCCAGGCCGACTGGATCATTGATATGGGACCGGACGGCGGCAGCCGGGGCGGGCAGGTCGTGTTCGAAGGTACGCCTGACCGGATCAGGGAAGCGGCAGAATCTATTACCGGCAAGTACTTGAATTAAGATAGACTGGATAGCCCCACCTGAACCGTCTGTTTCTGTTGGCGGCTCGGGTGGGGCTGTTTTGCGCAGGCGGAGGCATAACATTGTTAATATCTGCTCTGTTCTTGATAGAAATAGCTGAATTTTCGTCATCTAATTTCGGCAAATTCGGGCCGATACACCTATTAGGTGTAAAAAAGACATCTATTTCTGGCCATTTCCGCCTCTGGACCTTATTTGGGTAGAATTAAGTGTCCTTTTTACCACTAACTTCGCAAAAGCGGGGATTATCAGAGAATTAGCTGCCGATGTTCCACTTAATCCGATTGAAGAGGAATTTTCCAATACATATAGTGAAAATATTCACAAAATACTCTCCAGATCATTGCAAATCCGGATGAACATGTATTATGATAATTACAGCACATAACAGAAATACATTTATAAAAGTCGGAGGATTTGTTATATGGCAGCACAACGCTTGAATAGCATGGATGTAAAAAAAATAAACCGGAACGCCATATACCGTTACCTGTATTATAATCCTTCGACCTCCATTCAGGAAATTGCCTCGGCAGTGAACCTGAGTCTTCCGACGGTTACCCAGAATCTCAAAGAGCTGCAGGAGCGTGAGCTGATCATTGAGACTGGGTTGTTTGAATCCACCGGAGGACGGAAGGCAAAGGCCATGGCCTGCAACAGCACGGCTAAATACAGCATCGGGCTGGATGTGACCCGGAACCATGTCGGAATGGTTGCCATTGATCTGAGCGGGAGGATCGTGAGGAATGTCCGTCACCAGTATCCTTTTGCCAATACCGGAACGTACTTTCAGGGAGTGGGCAGGCTGGTGGAGGAATTTGTGGCAGAGTGCGGCATTGAACCCGGCACAATCCTCGGTGTCGGCATTGCCCTTCCGGCCATACTTGAGGCTGGCCGCCAGACGGTCAGCTACGCTACAGTCATAGACTTCAAAGGCGGAAATGTCCGTCAGTTTGCGGAGCATATTCCTTACGAATGCGTATTGAGCAACGATGCCAATGCAGCGGGCTTCGCCGAATTATGGGGAGAGCAGGATCTCAATAATGTCGTCTACCTCTCGCTGAACAACAGTGTCGGCGGCTCGATCATTGTCGATAACCAGATTTATGCCGGCCAGAATCACCGCAGCGGTGAATTCGGGCATATGACGATTGTTCCAGGCGGGCATACCTGCTACTGCGGGCAGAAGGGCTGCGTCGATGCCTATTGCTCGGCCAAAATTCTGTCAGACAGCACACAGGGTAGTATCTCTGAATTTTTCCGGCTGCTGCGCACCGGTCATGAGCCGCAGAAAAAGCTTTGGGAGGAATACCTTGTCTATTTGGTTGTGGCGATCAACAATCTGCGGATGCTCTACGATTGCGATGTCATTCTGGGCGGTTATGCCGGTGCGTACATGGAAGAATACATCGATAGCCTGCAGGAGCTTGTTGCGCTTAAGAACACCTTTGAAGCAGATGGCTCCTACCTGCGGGTCTGCAAATACAAGCTGGAGGCTACAGCGGTAGGCGCTGCACTGGAGCTTGTTGCCGGGTTTATCGACAGCATCTGATATGACGTAAATGAGCATTGTCTATAACACAGGTTATACTGATAGAAGTCCTGACGATAGCGGAAGGGTGCCGGAAGAAAGGTACGGTCCGCTGCGGTTGGGGCTTTTTTGTGTCTATTTTGAAGATGATTTGAATCCGCTTACAAATTATTTTGATATTCTGTTGACTTCAAAGCAATTCTGATTATAATCTTCTTTAGGATGTTTTATAAAAGTGTATTAATAAAGATAGAGGTAAATGAAGACCGTATCTCAACATGCATCTCAACATGTATCTCAACAATGGAGGGAAGGGAATGGAACAAGAGATTAAGCTTAGGGTGTCGCAGATTGAAAAGTCCTTTCCGGGGGTCAAGGCATTAGACAAGATCGATTTTACGGTGAAAAAAGGATCGGTGCATGTGCTCTGCGGCGAGAACGGCGCGGGCAAATCCACCCTGATGAAAATCATCAACGGCATTCACCAGCCGGACGGCGGGCAGATCTTCATAGACGGGCAGCCCGTCAAGATTGGCAATCCCATTCAGGCGCGCAGCCTGGGTATCTCGATGATTTTTCAGGAATTGAATGTTGTGCCTGAAATGACGGTCGAGGAGAATCTGTTTCTGGGAAATCTTCCAGGCAAAAGGTTCGGTAACGTGGACTGGAAGGAGGTCAGACGGCGGACCACGGAGCTGCTGAAGGCGGAGAATTTGCCGTATTCACCCACGACGTTACTCAAGGACCTGACCGTATCGGACATTCAGATGCTGGAGATTATGAAAGCGATCTCGTATAAGTCTGACATCATTATTATGGATGAGCCGACCTCCGCGATTACCCACGAGGAAGTAGAGAAGCTGTTCATCAAGATCAGGGAGCTTAAGGCCCGCGGCGTCTGCATCATTTACATCTCTCACAAGCTGGACGAAATCTTTCAGATTGCTGATGAAATCACGGTATTTCGCGACGGAACCGTTGTCGAGAGCCACCCCAAGGATGAGCTGGACATTGAGACGGTCATTTCGCTCATGGTGGGACGCAAGCTTACGAATACATACCCGAAGGAAGCTGTGGAGATCGGTGATACACTGCTGAAGGTCGAGAAGCTGTGCGGTGCCGGAGGATATAAGGATGTCAGCTTCTATGTGCGAAAAGGGGAAATGGTCGGCTTCGCCGGATTGGTCGGAGCAGGCAGGACCGAGGTTATGCGCTCACTGTTCGGGCTTGATCCAATTCTTTCCGGACAGGTGTACATGAAGGGTCAAAAGATTAATATCCGCAGTGTTGAGCAGAGCATCAGAAACGGCATGGTCATGTTATCCGAGGACAGGCGGCGGTACGGGATCATTCCGATGCGGCCGGTCAGAGAGAATACCACATTATCTTCGCTGCAAAAGGTGTTCTTCCGCTTCCGCTATCAACGAAAGAACGAGCATGCGCTAGTGTCAGAAATGTTCAGCAAAATGCGGGTGAAGACACCGTCCATGGAGACTGTCATTGCATCGCTCAGCGGGGGCAACCAGCAGAAGGTGGTGCTCGCCAAATGGATGCTGCTCAATCCCGACGTACTGATTCTGGATGAACCCACACGCGGCATCGACGTAGGAGCCAAATACGAAATTTACAAGCTGATGACTGAGCTGGTGAAGGAAGGCAAAGTGGTTATCATGGTTTCCTCCGAGCTGCCTGAGTTAATCGGCATGTGCGACCGGATCTACGTAATGGCCAAAGGGACGATAACCGGGGAGCTCAGCAGACAGG
Proteins encoded:
- a CDS encoding sugar ABC transporter ATP-binding protein, which encodes MEQEIKLRVSQIEKSFPGVKALDKIDFTVKKGSVHVLCGENGAGKSTLMKIINGIHQPDGGQIFIDGQPVKIGNPIQARSLGISMIFQELNVVPEMTVEENLFLGNLPGKRFGNVDWKEVRRRTTELLKAENLPYSPTTLLKDLTVSDIQMLEIMKAISYKSDIIIMDEPTSAITHEEVEKLFIKIRELKARGVCIIYISHKLDEIFQIADEITVFRDGTVVESHPKDELDIETVISLMVGRKLTNTYPKEAVEIGDTLLKVEKLCGAGGYKDVSFYVRKGEMVGFAGLVGAGRTEVMRSLFGLDPILSGQVYMKGQKINIRSVEQSIRNGMVMLSEDRRRYGIIPMRPVRENTTLSSLQKVFFRFRYQRKNEHALVSEMFSKMRVKTPSMETVIASLSGGNQQKVVLAKWMLLNPDVLILDEPTRGIDVGAKYEIYKLMTELVKEGKVVIMVSSELPELIGMCDRIYVMAKGTITGELSRQEFTQEQIMKYATGTTTS
- a CDS encoding ROK family transcriptional regulator, whose amino-acid sequence is MAAQRLNSMDVKKINRNAIYRYLYYNPSTSIQEIASAVNLSLPTVTQNLKELQERELIIETGLFESTGGRKAKAMACNSTAKYSIGLDVTRNHVGMVAIDLSGRIVRNVRHQYPFANTGTYFQGVGRLVEEFVAECGIEPGTILGVGIALPAILEAGRQTVSYATVIDFKGGNVRQFAEHIPYECVLSNDANAAGFAELWGEQDLNNVVYLSLNNSVGGSIIVDNQIYAGQNHRSGEFGHMTIVPGGHTCYCGQKGCVDAYCSAKILSDSTQGSISEFFRLLRTGHEPQKKLWEEYLVYLVVAINNLRMLYDCDVILGGYAGAYMEEYIDSLQELVALKNTFEADGSYLRVCKYKLEATAVGAALELVAGFIDSI
- a CDS encoding ATP-binding cassette domain-containing protein; the protein is MSGSNQEYIVISGARENNLKNVSLRIPKRKITIFTGVSGSGKSSIVFDTIAAESSRLLNENFSMFVRTFLPKFPQPDTDAIENLSMAVIVDQKRLGGGSHSTMGTITDISPILRLLFSRVGQPHIGGSNMFSFNDPQGMCPECSGIGRRLGVDMDKALDLGKSLNEGAILLPDYSVGGWEWNMIVQAGDFDLDKRLSDYSEAELDQLLYAKARKVKMDFAGKATNITVEGVIEKFAGKYIRQDVKMKSERTQKMVAPFITEGPCPSCHGARLSQAALGCRINGYNIAELSSMEVGGLIRTIREISDPAAAPAVKSLAERLQHLVDIGLDYLTLDRETDTLSGGESQRVKMVKHLSGSLVDVTYIFDEPSVGLHPRDVHRLNELLQKLRDKGNTVIVVEHDPDVIKVADHIVDVGPHAGSRGGSIVYEGSYEGLLESGTLTGTHLKRPLQLKQKHRQAGGKLPVKAASLHNLQNVSVDIPAGILTVVTGVAGSGKSTLINDVFLSSHPEAIVIDQSAIGVSTRSNPATYTGIMDDVRKAFAAANKVSPGLFSFNSKGACENCQGLGVVYADMAILDTIKLPCEVCGGRRFKEEVLAYKLNGKSIAEVLEMTVEQALEFFELKEVRRKLQALSDVGLSYITLGQPLSTLSGGECQRIKLASELHKQGSIYVMDEPTTGLHMSDIGHLLEIMDRLVDAGNTVIVIEHNLEVISQADWIIDMGPDGGSRGGQVVFEGTPDRIREAAESITGKYLN